The following are from one region of the Sphingomonas sp. J315 genome:
- a CDS encoding Hpt domain-containing protein: MATLDGDRLVDWTAFAHARTQLGANFVRILGYFQEDGVKSVGLIEDAMRSNNAAAMVLPAHTLKGESHQFGAEPLAECAAAIEEIARQCVENRYEPSEALKHVVELRPLFQATLTLLEREANPLVERRPMFGRRPGA; this comes from the coding sequence TTGGCGACCCTCGATGGAGACCGGCTGGTGGACTGGACCGCGTTCGCGCATGCCCGGACGCAGCTTGGCGCGAATTTCGTCCGAATCCTCGGCTATTTTCAGGAGGATGGCGTCAAGTCGGTCGGACTGATCGAGGACGCGATGCGGTCGAACAATGCCGCCGCGATGGTGCTGCCCGCACACACGCTGAAGGGGGAATCGCACCAGTTCGGCGCCGAACCGCTGGCCGAATGCGCCGCCGCGATCGAAGAGATCGCCCGCCAGTGCGTCGAGAATCGCTATGAGCCGAGCGAGGCGCTGAAGCATGTTGTCGAGTTGCGCCCGTTGTTCCAGGCGACGCTGACGTTGCTGGAGCGGGAAGCGAACCCGCTGGTCGAACGACGCCCGATGTTCGGACGTCGCCCGGGGGCGTAG